A window of Methanofollis sp. genomic DNA:
GGCAGAGGCCCGCGGACTTCGATGAAGATGCGGAAGCGGAGGCAGCTTTTTTCACGGGGTACTCAGGAAGGGATCCTCTTGCACCGGGAGGAGGTGGGATGGAGATGACTGAAGAAAAGGACGACATGATCGCAATCGCAGGACAGAAGCGGAAGAAGGAAAGAGAGGATGGAAAACTCCGGATCCACCTCTCCAGCGATCATCTGAAAAAAACCGGAGACGACGAGGGGGCGGTGGTGGTGCCCGGCGCGAAGAAACAGACGCCCGGGGATATGACCAGGATGACCTCTGTCGGTCTTCCCCAGGCCCCGAAGGACTCCGCTCTCGGGATCGGGGGACAGTTTTCGGCCGTGAAAAAACCGAAGGAGATCGAGGAGACCGGTTTCAGGGTCGAGGCGATCCCTGCGGCAAAGGACGATGTCCTCTCCGGGGAGAAGGTCAGCCTGAAATGGGTCGTGAAGAAGGCGAAGGACGACCTTCTGGGGAATGATGCGGTGCTCCTGAATGATCCGGGCACCCGGCCGATCGACGATGTCCTGAGGGGGGGGATGCACCTGGCCCCGAAGCAGAAGCCGAAGGAGATAGAGCCGGGGCGCGGAAAGATCACGGGCCTGGAGACAAAAAAACAGGAAGAAGAGGAAGAAGAAGAGAGTCAGGACAGCATCGAGTGGATCAGATAGACGTGATCCGGGAGAAGGGGATGTTCCCGGCGCCGATTTCTGTTCTGATCGAACAGCCCTCCTCGACGGCATGGGCGATGAGGTTCATGCCGGAAAACGAGGCGATGGAGAGGCGGTACGGGTCTCTCTGAAGGTTAAAGATCTTTTCTCCGGTCGTGAGCGGGAAGACGAACCCGACCGACCGCATGTTCGCGACGATCTCCTCCACTTTGTCCTGTGCGGGGAGGGGTACCTGCCTGATGTTGGCAAGGGCGATGCCGTCGCCGGCCGTGACATAGGCATGGACCGAGGTGAGGCCGGCGGCGATGAAGAGCTGGAGGGGGTCGATGCTTGTGCCGCGATACGCGAGGAGGTCGAGGAACTGCATCGGTTCGTCCTTGCTGATCGCGATTCTGCCGCCATATTTCATCTCGACGGGAATGCCCTGCCTCTGGAAGACGCCGTCCATTGTGACCGAGCAGACGGTCATGAATCCGGTGTGGTC
This region includes:
- a CDS encoding NrpR regulatory domain-containing protein; the protein is MSGIRTERKCIEILRLLKEHPEPMGAKRLSELMAEHGFVLSDRAVQYYLRSLDEMGFTEKIGNRGRILTPNGIAEIENALVGERIGFVISKLERLAVRTTFDPRSGTGDVAYNLSIVPDAEVDRVRKAFDAVIAAGCGFFDAYGITNSDPRIPADHTGFMTVCSVTMDGVFQRQGIPVEMKYGGRIAISKDEPMQFLDLLAYRGTSIDPLQLFIAAGLTSVHAYVTAGDGIALANIRQVPLPAQDKVEEIVANMRSVGFVFPLTTGEKIFNLQRDPYRLSIASFSGMNLIAHAVEEGCSIRTEIGAGNIPFSRITSI